Within Enterobacter sp. RHBSTW-00175, the genomic segment ACCCGGACGTGGTGTTGTATCTGGAGACACCGCCGGATGCACAGACTATCCGCCAGCTGCTGCACATGCTGGGAATGGGCAGCGCAAGAGAACTGATGCGCCAGAAAGAAGACCTGTATAAGTCGCTCAATCTGGATGATTCACATCTTACTGAAGATCAGTTGGTTCAGGCGATGGTTGAAAATCCAAAGCTGATTGAGCGCCCGATAGTCGTGGCTAACGGCCAGGCGCGTATTGGTCGCCCGCCGGAAGACGTGCTCGAAATCCTCTAATCCTTACGCCGCAGTGCTTCGAGAAAGGCCTGCGGCGTACAATTCCCCAGCTTTTTCTGCGTTTTTCCCTGGTTGTAGAAATCACACATCTGGATCAGAAGCTGCCCGGCAGGTTCAACATTCACACGCGGAATAATCTCCCCTAATGGAACAGCCACCTGGACGGCATTGTGTTTAGCAGCATGGACCTTCACCGCGATATCGCGCCCTGGCAGAGCGACGTCAAAACCAAAAGTCTCAAGAGATTGTATATCAGCCGGACAGGCATCCAGCAGCGCCTGCGTCCAGTTCGTCAGCAGCTGGGGTGAAACCCCGGCATAAAGACGGGCATACAGCCATCCGCTTACAGGCTCACGCGCCCACAGCAGATGTTGCTCTCCGCCATCATCCATATGCAGTGATAACGGCTGATGGTGCAACGCAAGCTGGCGGGGCACAACACCTGCCTTTAACGCCTTTTTACCCTGCACTGGTGCGTTTCTGGTTTTTGCAGACGCAGGTTTCAGGTAGCGGTTCAGCGTGGCGCGTGAAACGGCAATGCCCAACCCTTCATTGACCAGCAGGAGTAATTCATCCAGCGGCGCGCCAGTGGTATCGCGAAGGTGATTCACCAGTGAAACCTGCTCTTGTCTCATCGCTTTGTGTATCATTTTTGGCGTGGTGTGATTATCTGAAACCTGTTCGCGATTGCGCCAGCGTCTGACGGTTGTCACAGAGATACCAAGCTCTACAGCCAGCTCCCTGTCACTCTTATCAGACTGATGAAGATAGCGACGAATACGCGGCGTGGTTGTAGCGTTGGCGTGCAGTTTGATTTCCATCGCGAGTGTTCCAGTTAATTTTCTTATAACCAATCTTATGAGATTTATAGTACCTAAGCGAATACAATGTGACCAATTTCACCTTTCAGCCACCCCGCTTCACTGATAATCCACAGACATAACATAAACAACACCACTCAATCTTGTACGGAGTTCACAATGAACAATGTTCTGGGATTTCTTGAAGCAAAACTGATGCCGCTGGCAGCGAAAACGGCGCAACAGCGTCATCTTGGAGCCATTCGCGGTGCCTACGTTTCATTCATGCCATTTATCATCGTTGGCTCGATACTGCTGGTGATCTCGTCGTTCCCGAATCAAACCTATCAGCACTTTATGGCGCAAGCCTTTGGCGAGAGCTGGAGCTCAATTATCGAAATCCCGTTCAATGCGGTGTTCTCGACCATGTCGTTGTTCATTAGCTTCCTGGTCGCCTTCCGCCTGGCCGAACATTACGGTGAAGACCGCATCTCCTGCGGCATTCTTGCGCTGGTGGCATTCTTGATCCTGACCCCGTTTATCAAGGTGGCCGAAAACGGGGGTATTACCGTGATGCCGGTAGAATGGATAGGCAGTAAGGGGCTGTTTGTGGCGATGATTGGCTCTCTGCTTTGGACAGAGCTGTTCTGCTGGCTGAAGCGCAAAAATCTGGTCATCAAAATGCCGGATGGCGTACCGCCTGCGGTGCAGGAGTCGTTTGCGGCGCTGATCCCGGCGCTGCTGGTCATGATTCTGGTGCTGGTTATCCGCATTGTCTTCGAAAACACCCACTACCACACCATTCACCAGTTTATTTACGAGGTCGTCGCCACGCCGGTGCGCCACTATGGCACGTCCTATTTTGGCGCGCTGATGACGGTGTTCAGTATTACCATTCTGTGGTCAGTGGGCATTAACTCCGGCTCGATGATCAACGGCATTATCCGCCCGCTGTGGATGGAGAACCAGACCGATAACATCGCCGCTATCCAGGCGGGTACAACCCCGCCGCACATTATCACTGAACAGTTTTTTGACATGATCTGGATGGGTGGCGCAGGTGCAACCCTGTCGCTGGTGATAGCCATGCTGATTTTCGCCCGCAGTAAAAATATGCGCGAAGTGGCCCGGCTTGGCGCAGGAGCATCGGTGTT encodes:
- a CDS encoding XRE family transcriptional regulator: MEIKLHANATTTPRIRRYLHQSDKSDRELAVELGISVTTVRRWRNREQVSDNHTTPKMIHKAMRQEQVSLVNHLRDTTGAPLDELLLLVNEGLGIAVSRATLNRYLKPASAKTRNAPVQGKKALKAGVVPRQLALHHQPLSLHMDDGGEQHLLWAREPVSGWLYARLYAGVSPQLLTNWTQALLDACPADIQSLETFGFDVALPGRDIAVKVHAAKHNAVQVAVPLGEIIPRVNVEPAGQLLIQMCDFYNQGKTQKKLGNCTPQAFLEALRRKD
- the arsC gene encoding arsenate reductase (glutaredoxin) (This arsenate reductase requires both glutathione and glutaredoxin to convert arsenate to arsenite, after which the efflux transporter formed by ArsA and ArsB can extrude the arsenite from the cell, providing resistance.), coding for MTDAVKIYHNPRCSKSRDTLSLLKANGLDPDVVLYLETPPDAQTIRQLLHMLGMGSARELMRQKEDLYKSLNLDDSHLTEDQLVQAMVENPKLIERPIVVANGQARIGRPPEDVLEIL
- the celB gene encoding PTS cellobiose transporter subunit IIC, with protein sequence MNNVLGFLEAKLMPLAAKTAQQRHLGAIRGAYVSFMPFIIVGSILLVISSFPNQTYQHFMAQAFGESWSSIIEIPFNAVFSTMSLFISFLVAFRLAEHYGEDRISCGILALVAFLILTPFIKVAENGGITVMPVEWIGSKGLFVAMIGSLLWTELFCWLKRKNLVIKMPDGVPPAVQESFAALIPALLVMILVLVIRIVFENTHYHTIHQFIYEVVATPVRHYGTSYFGALMTVFSITILWSVGINSGSMINGIIRPLWMENQTDNIAAIQAGTTPPHIITEQFFDMIWMGGAGATLSLVIAMLIFARSKNMREVARLGAGASVFNINEPILFGLPVIMNPIMLIPFNLVPLVLVTVQYAAMKIGAVAVTTGVFIPWTLPPVISGFIVTGHLSGSVMQLINLLIGAMLYLPFMRIVDKQYRAAEIATLTQTETTLAKQE